One Glycine soja cultivar W05 chromosome 7, ASM419377v2, whole genome shotgun sequence genomic window, GTTGAggaagataatattttttttaatcataagcaACTCTTTCTTATATAagtaatgaaatttaattttaaacaatgtAATATTTGtgtatatcttttaaaataagtaacttATTAAATATCTAGCAATGATGATTAAATGTGctactaaagaaaaaaaaagtattaatatagatatttaaatataattgttctataaattatatttagggTACAAATTCCCCAGGCCGAAGAACATGAAAAATCCAGTAGGTGTAGCGGTAGAAGGTCAGTCCATTGTCCAATTGCAAATCCATGAATTTTGCTATTGATTGCAGCTCTGCAGTTCTATCCAATAGCTCAACTACCACCTTTCCATCACTGCCaccatggtaaaaaaaaagtcataaatgTTCCCCACTTGTAATTTTTGTGTGATGGAAgctgataatatatatttcattattaaattaaatttatgtaagACTGAAGTCTTTAAATCAGGAgagttttcttttctatttaatatgatttacataaaatatattaaataccacacagtataattatattaaaaagaatgtattgagaaagagaaatgaatttttcaatatattttttatacatttttttatatgcaaaagaaattttattgaaGAGCTACACTTCACACAAAAGCAGTGATGCATAGTTCTTACAAGAAAATATCtatctttttgtaatttttttttacagaatctTTTTATACATcttatgctttgaaaaaaagatTTATCTTTTTTCACTTTCATAATATTTCacctatataatatatatagtttttttaaaaaataagcacaGAAATCCTATCATTATATAACAACTTCACATGAAATAGTGATAAGTTTTTATCCATTTTATGCACGTATATTTACAACTGGAACGCGTCAGGTTAGTTAGATCAATTTAATACTTTAAATGTGGTCTGTTCTAtgtagaaaaacaaaattaaaaaaaaaaaacctctgcTGTGGTCAATATAAAACAAAGACCACTGAACATCGTTTGGTGGCATATGATTTAATGTTGTAAAAAATCAACTTGTTGGAATGGGAAGAGTGACGGTTTACTATGAGACCAAGATTACAATATTagtttagaaatttaaaaaaaaaaaaaaagaaaaaggaaaggtgGCCCCTCATGAAATTCACTGCTTGTCGTTGAATACCTGTCATGATCCAGAATACACCGTACTGGCAGTAATTACGTCTGCCCAAATTATTCAATACTCTTAACCATCCTAGACCAAACTCATTCACACATGGTGTCCTATGTATGTCTGTGTGCCACCTTTTTCgtcttatataatataataatctctTCAGATGCACCACTCTTCCCTCACACCCTTCACTACTAACAATGCAGGTAACAGACGTTATTCTACTGGGCCTGTGCTTGCTCTTCCTCCGCTGGTGGTGGCGCCGATGGTCCACCACCGGCGGAGGCCCGAAGAACCTCCCTCCAGGCCCGCCCGGATGGCCCATAGTCGGGAACCTCTTCCAAGTGATCCTGCAGCGCCGTCATTTCATTTACGTGATCCGcgatttacataaaaaatacgGCCCAATCTTCACCATGCAGATGGGTCAGCGCACGTTGATAATCGTGAGCAGCGCGGAGCTCATCCACGAGGCGCTGATCCAGCGAGGCCCATTATTCGCGAGCAGGCCCAAAGACTCCCCCATCCGGCTGATCTTCAGCGTGGGGAAGTGCGCCATCAACTCCGCCGAGTACGGCCCTCTCTGGCGCACCCTAAGGAAGAACTTCGTGACCGAGATGATCACCCCTCTGAGGATAAAACAGTGCAGCTGGATACGAAAATGGGCCATGGAGGCCCACATGAGAAGGATCCAACAAGAGGCCCGCGAGCAAGGGTTTGTTCAAGTTATGAGCAACTGCAGGCTCACCATCTGCAGCATCCTCATCTGCATCTGCTTCGGCGCCAAGATCGAGGAGAAAAGAATCAAAAGCATAGAGAGCATTTTGAAAGATGTCATGCTCATCACGCTTCCCAAGCTTCCAGATTTCTTACCGGTTTTCACTCCGTTGTTCCGCCGTCAGGTGAAGGAAGCTGAGGAGTTAAGGAGGAGGCAGGTGGAGCTGTTGGCGCCGTTGATAAGGAGCAGAAAGGCTTACGTGGAGGGAAATAACAGTGACATGGCGAGTCCTGTTGGTGCTGCTTACGTGGACTCCTTGTTTGGTTTGGAGGTGCCTGGACGAGGACGCTTGGGGGAGGAGGAGCTCGTGACGCTAGTGTCGGAGATTATCAGCGCCGGCACGGACACAAGCGCCACCGCGCTGGAGTGGGCGCTGCTTCATTTGGTTATGGATCAAGAGATTCAAGAGAGGCTGTACAGGGAGATTGTGGGGTGCGTGGGGAAGGATGGTGTGGTTACGGAGAGTCACGTGGAGAAGATGCCTTACCTGAGCGCCGTCGTCAAGGAGACTTTCCGGAGACATCCGCCGAGCCACTTCGTGCTGTCGCACGCCGCCACGGAGGAGACGAAGCTGGGAGGGTATACGGTGCCGAAGGAGGCGAGCGTGGAGTTTTACACGGCGTGGTTGACGGAGGATCCGAGTATGTGGGAGGATCCGAATGAGTTCCGACCCGAGAGGTTTATGAGTGGGGATGGGGTTGACGTGGACGTGACGGGGACGAAAGGGGTGAGGATGATGCCGTTCGGTGTTGGGAGGAGGATTTGCCCAGCGTGGACAATGGGGATTTTGCATATAAATATGCTGCTGGCTAAGATGGTGCATGCTTTCCACTGGCTGCCCAATCCCAACTCTCCACCCGACCCGACTGAGACCTTCGCTTTCACTGTTGTCATGAACAACCCTCTCAAGCCACTTATTGTGCCACGATCCATTTAACTTATACTTATAGTGCTCCTTCTCTGCAAACTAAGGAATATATCTGCTTCTAAAATAACATATGAGCACAAGGCTTTTTTGGAAGATTGCTGATTGCAGTTTGTTGCCATCGAATTCCAACCTTCGTTTATCGCATAAGATATTGCACAATTTTATTGTAATGGAGCGGAACTCCTTCCAATGTGCGTCTCGTCCGGTCTATATTAGTGAAGGTGGTATCTATATACTtactcctttttttcttctttttaattgtcggattttcaaacaatttctatttctatttatttttatttataaaatttaatatcacatttattattcattttatgaattatgcttctttttttttaattaatttacacatgTATTTAATGTAGAGTAAAAAAATgtg contains:
- the LOC114420155 gene encoding cytochrome P450 77A1-like, translated to MQVTDVILLGLCLLFLRWWWRRWSTTGGGPKNLPPGPPGWPIVGNLFQVILQRRHFIYVIRDLHKKYGPIFTMQMGQRTLIIVSSAELIHEALIQRGPLFASRPKDSPIRLIFSVGKCAINSAEYGPLWRTLRKNFVTEMITPLRIKQCSWIRKWAMEAHMRRIQQEAREQGFVQVMSNCRLTICSILICICFGAKIEEKRIKSIESILKDVMLITLPKLPDFLPVFTPLFRRQVKEAEELRRRQVELLAPLIRSRKAYVEGNNSDMASPVGAAYVDSLFGLEVPGRGRLGEEELVTLVSEIISAGTDTSATALEWALLHLVMDQEIQERLYREIVGCVGKDGVVTESHVEKMPYLSAVVKETFRRHPPSHFVLSHAATEETKLGGYTVPKEASVEFYTAWLTEDPSMWEDPNEFRPERFMSGDGVDVDVTGTKGVRMMPFGVGRRICPAWTMGILHINMLLAKMVHAFHWLPNPNSPPDPTETFAFTVVMNNPLKPLIVPRSI